The Anabaena sp. PCC 7108 region GTTTGTTTCAACTCACTTAAACCTAACATAGCTTCAATCTCCTCTCGGCTCTTTTTGGGTAATTTATAGACGATAATTGTCTCAATTAGATTAATTAAATCCCGTTTAGTATTTGCATTCGTTAGTTGTTGGTTTGCTTGGGCAATTAAGCGTTTTGCTAATGCTGGTGCAGCTTCTTCTGTTTCTATCACCAGTTTAACAACTCCCACTCCTAAAGAACTCTCTCCCAACTCATCTAAATAAATGCGTCTAACTCGCTCAAGCAGCAAGATTTCCCCAAATTGTAAATTCTGTTCTCTTTCTATATTACGACTAGGATAGATAATCACAACCTGCCAAGGATGAGAAGTTTTGTATTGTCGCAGATAGAGAAAAAGTTCTGCAAATAGACGATAATATAAATCATCATCGGGCTGAAATTGAACTTCAACAATATAAAATGGTTTTTTGGGATCTTTGGTGGTTGGTAGAAATAAACCATCTAAACGAAAAGCTAGTTGTTTGACTTCACGAGATGTGAATTCATATGTACCTGCTTCTGTAGGAGATTGGTTAATTAATTCAAAGAAAATGCTAGGAAATGCTTGAAATAAGCTATAGAAAATTGTATCTGTTTTCACGGTAATTGAGTAATTTTTATATCTAATCTAGTTGAGGTTTCGCGCAAAGATACAAAGGTGCAAAGATGCAAGAGCCGAAAATTCTAGTTCCCACGCAAAGCATGGGAACTAGAGAATGCCACATATTCTTATTCGATCCTGTATACTATTATTCATATATTTTTAAGCACTAATAGCCGTATTGTGACTAAACTGGCAGGACGTTACCAAATTATAAGAGAATTAGGCGGGGGGACTTTTGCCGTTACTTACCTCGCTCAAGACGATATGCAGCCAAGCAAACCCTTTTGCGTTGTCAAGCAATTGCGTCCTATTTACACAGATGCTCAAGTTTTAGGACTATTTGAAAAAGAAGCTGTAATTTTAGAGAAATTGGGTAAACATCCCCAAATTCCCACATTATTGGCACACTTTCAAGAAAATGATAAATTTTATATAATTCAAGAATATATTGATGGACATGACTTGAGCAAAGAAATCTTTGCAGGTAAGCGGTTGAGTGAAGGTTATGTAATTAAGTTATTGCAAGATATTTTAGAAGCGTTGGCTTTTGTTCACACGCAGGGAGTTATTCACCGTGACATCAAACCCGCAAATCTGATGCGCCGTAAGGAAGATGGTAAAATTTGCTTGGTAGATTTTGGAGCAGTTAAACAAATTGGTTCAATTATTCTCAACCCCCAAGGAGGAATTACACCAAGTATTATTATTGGTTCTCCTGGATATATGCCTGGTGAGCAAGGAA contains the following coding sequences:
- a CDS encoding Rpn family recombination-promoting nuclease/putative transposase; the protein is MKTDTIFYSLFQAFPSIFFELINQSPTEAGTYEFTSREVKQLAFRLDGLFLPTTKDPKKPFYIVEVQFQPDDDLYYRLFAELFLYLRQYKTSHPWQVVIIYPSRNIEREQNLQFGEILLLERVRRIYLDELGESSLGVGVVKLVIETEEAAPALAKRLIAQANQQLTNANTKRDLINLIETIIVYKLPKKSREEIEAMLGLSELKQTKVYQEAVAEGKTEATRLFALKLLRIGMSLEQIAEITELSLEQIQALQKEQSQE